The genomic DNA GCAAAAACCCCGGTCTCTCTGGGATCCAGAAACACCACCGTGAGCACGGTGGATCGTGATGCGGAAAAAAACGCAACATCCGGTGCAAATGCCACGACGGAGGGGAGGCCTGCAGGCGCTTCAGAGAATGTGAGCTCTGCAGTGGAGCAGAACCGCACCGCTCAGAGCGCAGCGCCAAGCATGGCCATAGCTTCTGGCGCAGCTCCTGCATCTAATGTGTCTGCAGTGGCCACCGAGGGGCTCACTGAGGGGAACCTGACATCAAATGCGACGTCTGAGAGCGGCGCATCAAACGCGACTGCCGCTCCGGGCATATCCACAAACCTCACAGCAGTCGTGACCCCAGAGGGTCTCGCTCCCGAGGGGAATCTGACATCAAATGTGACATCAGCAGTTGCAGAGAACGCAAGCCTGGCAGGCAACCAGAGCTCTAACCTGACCGCGGTTCTCGTACCTGCAAACATCTCTGCGGAGAACCTGACCGCGGAGAACGTAACAGAAGAGGAGAATGTAACTGCAGCTGAGAATGTGACCGAGGAAGTCACAGAGGAGGCTCCGGAGGAGGTTGGCGAGGAGGTCGCTGAGGAGGAGTTCACGGACAGGATCTGGAGAGAGGGAATGCCAGAGACATACACATGGACGCCACAGACGTTCTCAGGATTCTTCTATGATCTCGACGATATGGTTGGCACCGAGAAGCTGACCGTCAGCCTGAGTCGCTCAGGCGGCGGCTACAACAGGGCCATCGACACAGGGAATATAAGATACACCAGTGATGTCCAGGACATAAGCTTTGAGTTCGACGACTGGGGGAAGTATCAGGTACTCGGCTTCATGGCGGAGAAGTACTTCGCCGGATATTCTGGAACTGAAGTGGTTGATGATGTGAGCCTGATCAACGAGAACCAGCTCAGGCGCGTGCTGATAGACAGTGATGATGAGAAGACCATAACATCAGGCTCCGTGCTCCCGCTTGAAGAGGGATACGAGCTCAGGATCAAGGAGATAGATATCAACGGCAACAAGGTCCATCTCGCACTCGCAAAAGATGGCGATGAGATCGACAGCAAGGTGATATCTCCTGACGATCTGAAGAGCGCCACGTACATGTACGAAGAGGAGATCGGCGGCAAGGATGTTCCTCTCATAATGGCTCACGTCTCGAATGTCTTCGCGGGCGCGGAGTCGAGTCTGGTCACAATAGACGGACTCTTCCAGATATCAGATACATACGCCTCTGTCGAGGAGGGCGACAAATACGACAAGATGGAGGTGGTGTCGGTCTCTGACTCCGGAATCGAGCTGGAGAATGAGGACTCAGTGACTCTCAGAAAGGGCAGAACGATCCAGCTGATGGGCGGTGTTGGTCTGCAGGTGGCCGACTCTGATGTGCTCAGATTTGCGCCTGTTGTCGAGAGAACCGGATCCTACGAAGTCAGAGGAACTGTGGTAAATCCAAACAAGGTGGATAGCTTCACCTGGACCCCCTACAACTTCGAGGGCTTCTACTACGATATCGACGAGGATATCGGGACGGAGAAGCTTGTCGCGAGGTTCTCTGGAAGCAAGATCGATGATGGTGATCTGAAGTACGAGACCTCTCCGCAGCCTGTGGAGTTCGAGTTCAATGGCTGGGGTAAGTATGATGTCATCGGGTTCATGGCAGACAAGTACTTCGCTGGCTACAACAATGAGACACTGTTCACGGATGAGTTCAGCATCATAAACGATGGCGAGTTGAGAAAAGTCCTGATAGATAGCGATGAGGAGAGCACGATATCATCGGGATCTGTTCTGCCTCTCGAGGACGGCTACGAGCTCCAGATAAAAGAGGTGGATCTCGACGGTAACAAGGTCTGGCTCTCCCTGACGAAGGATGGGGATGAGGTGGACAGCAAGGTCGTCACACCGGTATCAGGAGACCTCGAGGCCTCAACATACACCTACAAGGTGCGTATCGGCTCCGAGGATGTCCCGATAATAGCAGCCCACATAAGCAATGTCTTCCGCGGCAGAGAGGCGGATCTGGCGACAGTCGACGGGATATTCCAGGTCTCGGACACGCCTGAGTCTGTGGAGGAGGGCGACAAGCACGGCAAGATGGAGGTGGAATCGCTCTCCGATGATGGCATAACGATGAAGAACGACGGCTCGATAAGCCTCGGGAGGGGCAAGGATGTTGAGATCATGGGCAACCTGAGGCTCAGGGTAGCCGACAATCCGGAAAGAAACCTCTGCCCGATAGCCCTGCGTGTGGGCAAGACAGAGCCACTCAGGCTCAACCTGACAGAGGCGATCGTTGGTAAGCCAATAATGATACAGGTCACATCCGGCGGGCAGGCTGTGAGCGGAGCAAAGGTGCTTGTTGACGGCAGGGAGATCGGCACGACAGATGCAGGCGGAATGATCAGATACACGCCGGAGAGAGCTGGAAGCGTTCAGGTCCAGGCGAAGCTATCTGGATACGAGGACGCGAGCGGGACGCTCCTGGTGAGAACTGAGGCCGAGTTGAGGAGGATTGTGATAACAGCACCCCCAGAGGTCATGAGGGGCGAGACCTTCGTGGTGACTGTCAGGGGAGGCGCAAATGCCACCCAGGCGATCGCGGGAGCTAATGTGAGCATAGACAACATGCCTGCTGGAGTGACCGACAGCAAGGGATCTGTCTCCGTATCGATAAACGATACTGGGGACCACACGATATCTGTGGAGGCAGCAGGCTACGACAGGGCGACGAAGAGCGTGAAGGTGCTCTCTCCGATCAGCATCGTCGGTATAAACGTCACGGGCGATGCGATCGCTGGTAAGCCGCTGAAGATCGTCGCCGAGGTCCAGAACACAGGAAAGGCGCCCGACTCCAGGCAGTTGCAGCTTCTGGTGAACAAGAACGTCACTGGCAACAAGAGCATCACTGTTGCGCCTGGAGAGACCGAGAAGGTCACATTTGAGTACAGGCCGAAGGAACCTGGCGTATACACCTTCGAGGTGGATGGCATCCAGAAGACTGTATCTGTCGAGGAGGCGAAGGGCGGATGGCTCGTGTGGGCCGTTGCCCTGCTGATAATCCTGCTCGCCGGAATCGGTGTGTATCTCTACAGGACCGGTGAGCTGAAGGAGCTGAAGAAGCGCCTCAAGATGTGAAGCTGCGCCCGCACGGGCGCCTCCACTATTTTTCTCAAAGTTCGATTGTTCGACAGCTCTCGCGTATCTGTATCTATTTGAGAGCCAACTTATCTCAGAAGCGACCCAGAGGCGTCTCACATTGCAGGATCACTACTGCAGTCGATTGCATCGCGGTTCTGAA from Methanothrix thermoacetophila PT includes the following:
- a CDS encoding S-layer protein domain-containing protein; translated protein: MYCKSLIVIALIVISAGFLSGGVAENADNRSAEQSVTSAAALQDDFFSTDTSSSGITVTFKRLGNNTAKTPVSLGSRNTTVSTVDRDAEKNATSGANATTEGRPAGASENVSSAVEQNRTAQSAAPSMAIASGAAPASNVSAVATEGLTEGNLTSNATSESGASNATAAPGISTNLTAVVTPEGLAPEGNLTSNVTSAVAENASLAGNQSSNLTAVLVPANISAENLTAENVTEEENVTAAENVTEEVTEEAPEEVGEEVAEEEFTDRIWREGMPETYTWTPQTFSGFFYDLDDMVGTEKLTVSLSRSGGGYNRAIDTGNIRYTSDVQDISFEFDDWGKYQVLGFMAEKYFAGYSGTEVVDDVSLINENQLRRVLIDSDDEKTITSGSVLPLEEGYELRIKEIDINGNKVHLALAKDGDEIDSKVISPDDLKSATYMYEEEIGGKDVPLIMAHVSNVFAGAESSLVTIDGLFQISDTYASVEEGDKYDKMEVVSVSDSGIELENEDSVTLRKGRTIQLMGGVGLQVADSDVLRFAPVVERTGSYEVRGTVVNPNKVDSFTWTPYNFEGFYYDIDEDIGTEKLVARFSGSKIDDGDLKYETSPQPVEFEFNGWGKYDVIGFMADKYFAGYNNETLFTDEFSIINDGELRKVLIDSDEESTISSGSVLPLEDGYELQIKEVDLDGNKVWLSLTKDGDEVDSKVVTPVSGDLEASTYTYKVRIGSEDVPIIAAHISNVFRGREADLATVDGIFQVSDTPESVEEGDKHGKMEVESLSDDGITMKNDGSISLGRGKDVEIMGNLRLRVADNPERNLCPIALRVGKTEPLRLNLTEAIVGKPIMIQVTSGGQAVSGAKVLVDGREIGTTDAGGMIRYTPERAGSVQVQAKLSGYEDASGTLLVRTEAELRRIVITAPPEVMRGETFVVTVRGGANATQAIAGANVSIDNMPAGVTDSKGSVSVSINDTGDHTISVEAAGYDRATKSVKVLSPISIVGINVTGDAIAGKPLKIVAEVQNTGKAPDSRQLQLLVNKNVTGNKSITVAPGETEKVTFEYRPKEPGVYTFEVDGIQKTVSVEEAKGGWLVWAVALLIILLAGIGVYLYRTGELKELKKRLKM